From the genome of Pelagicoccus sp. SDUM812003, one region includes:
- a CDS encoding DUF4411 family protein, producing the protein MSNNLSYLIDSDVLITAKNRYYAFPICPGFWESLLHGYSSGSLHSIDRVKQELLNGSPDDDLVKWVSNSVPNEFFHTCGVSDVVDAFREIMMWSQRHTRFTDAAKAKFASGADGWLVAYCRVYGTTVVTNEQPAPESKKEIKLPDVCDEFSVRYEDTFSMLHRLGAQYRFTP; encoded by the coding sequence ATGAGCAATAACCTCAGCTACCTGATCGATTCGGACGTGCTGATTACGGCCAAGAACCGCTATTACGCGTTTCCGATTTGTCCAGGTTTCTGGGAAAGTCTCCTTCATGGGTATTCGAGCGGCAGTCTGCACAGCATCGATCGCGTGAAGCAGGAGCTTCTCAATGGTAGTCCCGATGACGATCTCGTCAAATGGGTCAGCAACTCGGTACCCAACGAGTTCTTTCATACCTGTGGTGTGAGCGACGTCGTCGACGCTTTCCGTGAGATCATGATGTGGTCGCAGCGTCACACCCGTTTCACCGACGCGGCAAAGGCGAAGTTCGCCAGTGGGGCAGACGGATGGCTGGTCGCTTACTGTCGTGTGTATGGAACGACCGTCGTGACCAACGAGCAACCCGCCCCCGAATCCAAGAAGGAAATCAAGCTTCCCGATGTCTGCGACGAATTTTCCGTCCGCTACGAAGACACGTTCTCCATGCTTCACAGACTCGGGGCGCAGTATCGTTTCACGCCTTGA
- a CDS encoding ImmA/IrrE family metallo-endopeptidase encodes MSDLVSKFPHLAEWEAEQEQPTMKQLEAFAKATRIPFGYLYLPEPPEVSLPFADFRTLESRRPQGISPDLMETIQSMQRRQSWLREERIEAEADVLSFVGSADLSDNPEAIGREMRRVVGLDDGWAHRVPTWTAAVGELRNAIEALGVMAVINGVVGNNTRRKLDVKEFRGFALSDPHAPLVFVNGSDAKSAQMFTLAHELAHLWLGEAGEGLSGFKGLQPDGDAVERFCDQAAAEFLVPEAEMRAAWPSVANSDTPFEKLAGRFKVSPVVVGRRAMDLRLVDREEFFSFYRFYTQQERRMKAARTGGGDFYNNQNTRVGRLFASQVIRAAKEGRIGFKEAYDLSGLNGGAFQKYARKIGVPLP; translated from the coding sequence GTGTCTGACCTGGTTTCGAAGTTTCCGCACTTGGCGGAGTGGGAGGCGGAGCAGGAGCAGCCTACGATGAAGCAGCTCGAAGCCTTTGCGAAGGCGACTCGGATTCCATTTGGGTACCTCTATTTGCCGGAGCCGCCGGAAGTGTCCTTGCCCTTTGCTGACTTCCGTACACTGGAAAGCCGTCGTCCCCAAGGGATCAGTCCCGACCTCATGGAAACGATACAGTCCATGCAGCGTCGACAGTCTTGGTTGCGGGAGGAGCGAATCGAAGCGGAAGCGGATGTTCTGTCTTTTGTCGGGTCGGCCGACCTTTCCGACAATCCGGAAGCGATCGGTCGAGAAATGCGTCGCGTGGTTGGGCTTGACGATGGCTGGGCTCACAGGGTGCCAACTTGGACCGCTGCCGTCGGAGAGCTTCGCAATGCAATCGAAGCCTTGGGCGTAATGGCGGTGATCAATGGGGTGGTAGGGAACAACACGCGTCGCAAGTTGGACGTGAAGGAGTTTCGAGGCTTCGCTTTGAGCGACCCGCATGCCCCGCTTGTCTTCGTCAACGGCTCCGACGCGAAGTCCGCCCAGATGTTTACTCTCGCTCACGAGTTAGCTCATCTTTGGCTTGGCGAAGCGGGCGAAGGCCTGTCGGGATTCAAGGGGCTTCAACCGGATGGCGATGCGGTGGAGCGTTTCTGCGACCAGGCAGCAGCGGAATTTCTTGTTCCTGAGGCGGAGATGCGAGCGGCATGGCCGAGTGTCGCGAATAGCGATACCCCATTCGAGAAGTTGGCAGGGCGTTTCAAAGTGAGTCCGGTTGTAGTCGGCCGTCGGGCAATGGACCTCCGACTCGTCGACCGTGAGGAGTTCTTTAGTTTCTATCGCTTCTACACCCAACAGGAGCGTCGAATGAAGGCTGCTCGTACTGGGGGCGGGGATTTTTACAACAACCAGAATACGCGAGTCGGTCGGTTGTTCGCCTCGCAAGTCATTCGGGCTGCCAAGGAAGGACGCATCGGTTTCAAGGAAGCCTACGATCTGTCTGGCCTGAATGGCGGGGCTTTTCAGAAGTACGCACGGAAGATTGGAGTTCCCCTGCCATGA
- a CDS encoding endonuclease NucS domain-containing protein yields MREALQRSTNSTGTCCDITGYAEEQEKLIGGQAVRPDIIVSDETVEDPSVFALEKHLEDFLVANWQYTDLGKSYDIYSEDGEVKGQQCPSDTGPIDILAVSKDQKEILIIELKRGRASDVVVGQIQRYMGYAMEELAEPHQTVRGVIIALENDLKLRRALRAATNIDFYRYQVSFRLLKDS; encoded by the coding sequence ATGAGAGAAGCCCTGCAACGCTCTACCAACTCAACCGGCACCTGCTGCGACATCACCGGCTACGCGGAAGAACAGGAGAAACTCATTGGTGGCCAAGCAGTGAGGCCTGACATAATTGTTTCCGATGAGACCGTTGAAGACCCATCTGTGTTCGCTCTGGAGAAGCACCTCGAAGACTTTCTCGTCGCCAACTGGCAGTACACCGATCTTGGTAAGAGCTACGACATCTATTCCGAAGACGGCGAAGTAAAAGGGCAGCAGTGCCCAAGCGATACGGGACCGATCGACATCCTCGCGGTCAGCAAGGATCAGAAGGAGATCCTGATTATCGAACTCAAACGCGGCCGGGCCAGCGATGTAGTCGTAGGACAGATACAACGCTACATGGGTTACGCCATGGAAGAACTCGCTGAGCCCCATCAAACGGTACGCGGGGTGATCATCGCCCTCGAAAACGACCTAAAACTCCGCCGTGCCCTTCGGGCTGCGACCAACATAGACTTTTACCGGTACCAAGTCAGCTTTCGGCTGCTGAAGGACTCCTAG
- a CDS encoding restriction endonuclease subunit S: MAVKNGYKQTEVGEIPEDWDVVPVSQKGKVVTGKALAVNAPGRQRPYLRTKNVFDGRIVTDDVLTMPMTDEQFTQFQVRSGDVLLNEGQSLELVGRCSIYQGEYPEPCAIQNALLRFRSFADASAKYASYLFRYCQQTGVFAKIALQTTSIAHLGGSRLERLPLAWPPTKAEQEAIAEALSDADALIESLEQLIAKKRQIKQGAMQQLLTGQKRLPGFSGDWGKAVLEEVADCLDNLRVPLNDAERQKRKGSIPYCGANGVLDYINDYVVDDDVILMAEDGGYFDEYMYRPIAYRMTGKCWVNNHAHILKAKQDTDQGFLFYSLVHKNLMPFIASGTRAKLNRSELNKIEVTIPGSKAEQTAIAETLSDMDEEIAALEAKLSKARQLKQGMMPELLTGKTRLL, translated from the coding sequence ATGGCAGTGAAAAATGGATACAAGCAAACGGAGGTTGGTGAGATTCCGGAGGATTGGGATGTCGTTCCAGTCAGCCAAAAAGGAAAAGTTGTCACTGGGAAAGCATTGGCAGTAAATGCTCCCGGCAGACAGCGCCCTTACCTCAGAACTAAGAATGTCTTCGATGGTCGTATTGTCACTGATGATGTGCTCACGATGCCGATGACCGATGAGCAGTTTACACAATTTCAGGTGCGATCTGGCGACGTCCTCTTGAACGAGGGGCAAAGTTTAGAGCTCGTTGGGCGTTGTTCCATCTACCAAGGCGAATACCCAGAACCATGTGCTATTCAAAATGCACTTCTCCGCTTCCGGTCTTTCGCTGACGCATCGGCAAAATACGCGTCGTACCTATTTCGATACTGTCAGCAGACAGGTGTGTTTGCAAAAATCGCCCTTCAAACGACTTCGATCGCACACCTTGGAGGCTCGCGACTTGAACGATTGCCTCTCGCGTGGCCACCCACCAAAGCCGAACAAGAAGCCATCGCCGAAGCCTTAAGCGATGCGGATGCCCTCATTGAATCCCTGGAGCAACTCATCGCCAAAAAACGCCAAATCAAACAAGGCGCCATGCAGCAACTCCTCACCGGCCAAAAACGCCTCCCCGGCTTTTCCGGTGATTGGGGCAAGGCAGTTTTGGAAGAGGTAGCCGACTGCTTGGACAATCTCCGCGTCCCGCTCAACGATGCTGAACGTCAAAAAAGAAAGGGCAGCATACCATATTGCGGAGCGAATGGCGTTTTGGACTACATCAATGACTACGTTGTCGATGACGATGTTATCTTGATGGCCGAAGATGGTGGTTACTTCGATGAGTACATGTACCGTCCGATTGCTTATCGTATGACCGGAAAGTGCTGGGTGAACAATCACGCTCACATACTCAAGGCCAAACAGGATACTGACCAAGGATTCCTTTTCTATTCGCTAGTCCACAAAAACCTAATGCCATTCATCGCTAGCGGCACTCGTGCAAAACTGAACCGCTCCGAACTCAACAAGATCGAGGTCACGATTCCTGGCAGCAAAGCCGAGCAAACCGCCATCGCCGAAACGCTCAGCGACATGGACGAGGAAATCGCCGCCCTCGAAGCCAAGCTCTCCAAAGCCCGCCAACTCAAGCAAGGCATGATGCCAGAACTCCTAACCGGCAAAACCCGACTCCTCTAG